From the genome of Streptomyces sp. NBC_01260, one region includes:
- a CDS encoding LpqB family beta-propeller domain-containing protein, which yields MPVTGDVKAVDASQPGDSQVQVYAVAPRDGATPNEVVDGFLESMTSDDSDFRTTRKYLTQEASKAWKPGALTTVLAKAPNRSDRPSHEGDRSTTEVTYTLSGEKVATVDEQNAYQPLAQTDYARTLHLVRQNGPDGKEWRIDIVPDGLVLGQSDFKRLYRSVNKFYFATGRSEAQSTLVADPVYIRNRTDPVTGTDTVTQAVRSLLRGPTDWLRPVVESRFPAGTGLRKDVISLTPDDRNVLKVPLNKKADGAGQRSCRMMASQVLFTLRDLTSARVEQVELQRSDGSPLCVLGSDQAEEYAPDGSSGGPDSQYFVDAKGHVQRIPGSTRGSGEPEPVAGPFGAGPARVSEVGVARDEQLAAALSQHHDALYVASITEGGQLPAPAVTSKAGGSEDRLTAPSWDGRGDLWVADRDLDNPRLLRLAGGAGKPQEVTVPSLNGSRIEGLRLSSDGVRIALLLKSDGHTTLRIGRIERQGPQDKERVSVVDLRQAAPQLADVTAMSWSGGSRLVVVGKEQGGVQQVRYVQADGSTPASGVLPGVNQVRAIAAADDEQLPLMADTQGDGIVKLLPGDNWQTVLKEGSALVYPG from the coding sequence ATGCCCGTCACCGGGGACGTCAAGGCCGTGGACGCCTCGCAGCCCGGCGACTCCCAGGTGCAGGTGTACGCGGTCGCACCGCGTGACGGTGCCACGCCGAACGAGGTGGTCGACGGTTTCCTGGAGTCGATGACCAGCGATGACTCCGACTTCCGGACGACGCGCAAGTACCTCACGCAGGAGGCGTCGAAGGCCTGGAAGCCGGGTGCGCTCACCACCGTGCTGGCCAAGGCGCCGAACCGGAGCGACCGGCCCTCCCACGAGGGTGACCGCAGCACCACCGAGGTCACCTACACGCTGTCCGGCGAGAAGGTGGCGACGGTCGACGAGCAGAACGCCTACCAGCCGCTGGCTCAGACGGACTACGCCCGCACCCTCCACCTGGTGCGGCAGAACGGGCCGGACGGCAAGGAGTGGCGCATCGACATCGTGCCGGACGGCCTGGTGCTCGGGCAGTCGGACTTCAAGCGGCTCTACCGTTCCGTCAACAAGTTCTACTTCGCGACCGGTCGCTCCGAGGCGCAGTCCACCCTCGTCGCCGACCCGGTCTACATCCGTAACCGGACGGACCCCGTCACCGGGACGGACACCGTGACGCAGGCGGTCCGCAGTCTCCTGAGGGGTCCGACCGACTGGCTGCGGCCGGTGGTCGAATCACGTTTCCCGGCGGGGACGGGACTGCGGAAGGACGTCATCTCGCTGACGCCCGACGACCGCAACGTACTGAAGGTCCCGCTCAACAAGAAGGCGGACGGGGCCGGACAGCGCTCCTGCCGGATGATGGCCTCGCAGGTGCTCTTCACCCTCCGGGACCTGACGTCGGCGCGGGTCGAGCAGGTGGAGCTGCAGCGTTCGGACGGTTCGCCGTTGTGCGTGCTCGGGTCGGATCAGGCCGAGGAGTACGCCCCCGACGGTTCGTCGGGCGGGCCCGACAGCCAGTACTTCGTCGATGCCAAGGGGCATGTGCAGCGCATTCCGGGGAGCACCAGGGGCAGCGGGGAACCGGAGCCGGTGGCCGGGCCGTTCGGTGCCGGTCCGGCGCGGGTGAGCGAGGTCGGCGTGGCCCGGGACGAGCAGTTGGCCGCGGCGCTCTCGCAGCACCACGACGCGCTCTACGTGGCCTCCATCACCGAGGGCGGCCAGCTGCCGGCCCCGGCGGTGACGAGCAAGGCCGGCGGTTCCGAGGACCGTCTGACGGCGCCCAGCTGGGACGGCAGGGGTGACCTCTGGGTCGCCGACCGGGACCTGGACAACCCCAGGCTGCTGCGGCTGGCCGGTGGTGCGGGCAAGCCGCAGGAGGTCACGGTGCCGAGTCTGAACGGCAGCCGGATCGAGGGACTGCGGCTGTCCTCGGACGGTGTGCGCATCGCACTGCTGCTCAAGAGCGACGGCCATACCACGCTGAGGATCGGCCGGATCGAGCGTCAGGGACCGCAGGACAAGGAGCGGGTTTCCGTGGTGGACTTGCGGCAGGCCGCGCCGCAGCTGGCGGATGTGACCGCGATGTCGTGGTCGGGCGGCAGCCGTCTCGTGGTGGTGGGCAAGGAGCAGGGCGGCGTGCAGCAGGTCCGCTACGTCCAGGCGGACGGCTCGACGCCTGCCTCGGGCGTGCTGCCCGGGGTGAATCAGGTGCGGGCGATCGCCGCGGCGGACGACGAGCAGTTGCCGCTGATGGCGGACACGCAGGGCGACGGAATAGTGAAGCTGCTGCCCGGAGACAACTGGCAGACCGTCCTCAAGGAGGGTTCGGCGCTGGTCTACCCGGGCTGA
- a CDS encoding ComF family protein — MRGWWREITGLVLPVACGGCGRPRTELCEECGAQLHGGVPRRVRPEPEPAGLPAVYAAAGYENAVRALLLAHKERGALGLAGALGKALAGAVRAGAGPSSEPGPLLLVPVPSSRRAVAARGHDPTRRIALAAAAELRRAGTPARVAAVLRQRRPVADQSGLGAGARRANLAGALEVVAGGGRLLAAGRPVLVDDLLTTGASLAEAARAVDRTDGPDSTGSGALQGAVVAVSPSAFEINRNWK; from the coding sequence ATGCGCGGGTGGTGGCGTGAGATCACCGGACTGGTCCTGCCGGTGGCCTGTGGGGGCTGCGGCAGACCGCGGACCGAGCTGTGCGAGGAGTGCGGCGCGCAGCTCCACGGCGGGGTTCCGCGCCGGGTGAGGCCTGAGCCGGAGCCGGCCGGTCTGCCCGCGGTTTATGCCGCCGCCGGCTACGAGAACGCGGTACGGGCGCTGCTGCTGGCCCACAAGGAGCGGGGTGCACTCGGCCTGGCAGGGGCACTCGGCAAGGCGCTGGCGGGTGCCGTGCGGGCCGGGGCGGGGCCGTCGTCCGAGCCGGGACCCCTGCTGCTCGTGCCCGTGCCTTCGTCGCGCCGGGCCGTCGCGGCGCGAGGACATGATCCGACGCGCCGGATCGCGTTGGCGGCCGCTGCGGAACTGCGGCGTGCGGGCACCCCGGCCCGGGTGGCCGCGGTGCTGCGGCAGCGGCGTCCGGTGGCCGACCAGTCGGGGCTCGGAGCCGGGGCGCGCCGGGCGAATCTGGCGGGTGCGCTGGAGGTGGTGGCCGGGGGCGGGCGACTGCTGGCAGCCGGACGGCCGGTGCTGGTCGACGACTTGCTCACGACAGGTGCCTCACTGGCCGAGGCGGCACGGGCGGTCGACCGGACGGACGGGCCGGACAGCACTGGTTCCGGGGCGCTCCAGGGTGCCGTTGTCGCAGTGTCTCCGTCCGCCTTCGAAATAAACCGGAACTGGAAGTGA
- the hpf gene encoding ribosome hibernation-promoting factor, HPF/YfiA family — protein sequence MDIVVKGRKTEVPERFRKHVAEKLKLDKIQKFDGKVISLDVEVSKEPNPRQADRSDRVEITLRSRGPVIRAEAAAGDPYAALDLATGKLEARLRKQHDKRYSRRGSGRISAAEVAEVVPDAASFNGDGVLIADEVAKPVPTTRIGSLEVQGEGPLVMREKTHVAAPMSLDQALYEMELVGHDFYLFVDSETKEPSVVYRRHAYDYGVIHLRTDPLAADEAGGAGGALGG from the coding sequence GTGGACATCGTCGTCAAGGGCCGCAAGACCGAGGTGCCCGAGCGGTTCCGCAAGCACGTGGCCGAGAAGCTGAAGCTGGACAAGATCCAGAAGTTCGACGGCAAGGTGATCAGCCTCGACGTGGAGGTGTCCAAGGAGCCGAATCCCCGTCAGGCCGACCGTTCCGACCGGGTGGAGATCACGCTCCGCTCGCGTGGGCCGGTCATCAGGGCGGAAGCGGCCGCAGGCGACCCGTACGCAGCGCTGGACCTGGCCACCGGCAAGCTGGAGGCCAGGCTGCGCAAGCAGCACGACAAGCGCTACAGCCGCCGCGGCTCGGGCCGCATCTCAGCTGCCGAGGTCGCCGAGGTCGTGCCGGACGCGGCTTCGTTCAACGGCGACGGCGTGCTGATCGCCGACGAAGTGGCAAAGCCCGTGCCCACCACCAGGATCGGCTCGCTCGAGGTACAGGGCGAAGGACCGCTGGTGATGCGCGAGAAGACGCACGTCGCGGCACCCATGTCGCTCGACCAGGCGCTCTATGAGATGGAGCTGGTAGGACATGACTTCTACCTGTTCGTGGACTCCGAGACGAAGGAGCCGAGTGTCGTCTACCGGAGGCACGCCTACGACTACGGTGTCATCCACCTGAGGACCGACCCGCTGGCCGCCGATGAGGCGGGCGGCGCGGGTGGTGCGCTCGGCGGCTGA
- a CDS encoding response regulator produces the protein MADTFGPVRDANDADSASGAHTGTDEDSGSHKEPIRVLVVDDHALFRRGLEIVLAQEEDIQVVGEAGDGAEAVDKAADLLPDIVLMDVRMPKRGGIEACTSIKEVAPSAKIIMLTISDEEADLYDAIKAGATGYLLKEISTDEVATAIRAVADGQSQISPSMASKLLTEFKSMIQRTDERRLVPAPRLTERELEVLKLVATGMNNRDIAKELFISENTVKNHVRNILEKLQLHSRMEAVVYAMREKILEIR, from the coding sequence ATGGCGGACACCTTCGGGCCCGTGCGCGATGCGAATGATGCCGACTCTGCTTCCGGTGCCCACACCGGAACGGACGAGGACAGCGGTTCCCACAAGGAACCGATCCGGGTCCTCGTGGTCGACGACCACGCCCTCTTCCGCAGAGGACTGGAGATCGTCCTCGCGCAGGAGGAGGACATCCAGGTCGTCGGCGAGGCAGGGGACGGGGCGGAGGCGGTCGACAAGGCGGCCGATCTGCTGCCCGACATCGTGCTGATGGATGTACGGATGCCCAAACGCGGTGGTATCGAGGCCTGTACCTCCATCAAGGAGGTGGCCCCCAGCGCGAAGATCATCATGCTGACGATCAGCGACGAGGAGGCCGACCTCTACGACGCCATCAAGGCGGGCGCCACCGGCTATCTCCTCAAGGAGATCTCCACGGACGAGGTCGCCACCGCGATCCGTGCGGTCGCCGACGGGCAGTCCCAGATCAGTCCGTCCATGGCGTCGAAACTGCTCACCGAGTTCAAATCGATGATCCAGCGGACCGACGAGCGCCGGCTGGTGCCGGCGCCCCGGCTCACCGAACGTGAGCTCGAAGTCCTCAAACTGGTTGCTACGGGCATGAACAATCGCGATATCGCGAAGGAACTCTTCATTTCCGAGAACACCGTGAAGAACCACGTCCGCAACATTCTGGAGAAGCTCCAGCTGCACTCCCGGATGGAAGCCGTGGTCTACGCCATGCGGGAGAAGATCCTCGAGATCAGGTGA
- a CDS encoding winged helix-turn-helix domain-containing protein: MTSVQPPAAELSADQARRIALRAQGFLGTPDRRAGVPGVLRHLGAVQLDTISVLARSHELIPYARLGAVGRRPVEEAYWSGGRAFEYWSHAACILPVEEWPHFAFRRRAYRSRPQWHHDLPDGTYDTVIKQLRTEGPLTATELGGAKNGGEWWDWSASKVAVERALMYGEVVCTERRGWKRVYDLAERALPDAVLHDDLDDAECVRRLVALAGQSLGVGTRADIADYHRLRGEQFDAVVADSGLVPVTVQGWAKPAWADPAALASEPRGRHRTTLLSPFDSLVWERARTERIFAFTHRLEAYVPKPKRIHGYFAMPLLAGGRLQGRVDPAREGTTLVARQVSLAGPKAVPPMAQALVEAASWVGCTEVRLERVDAPELRGPLTREIARVLA, encoded by the coding sequence ATGACGTCTGTGCAGCCTCCCGCAGCCGAACTCTCCGCCGATCAGGCCCGCAGGATCGCCCTGCGCGCCCAGGGCTTCCTGGGCACTCCGGACCGCCGGGCCGGGGTGCCGGGCGTGCTGCGGCATCTCGGCGCCGTCCAGCTCGACACGATCTCGGTGCTCGCGCGGTCGCACGAGCTGATTCCGTACGCGCGCCTCGGCGCGGTCGGCCGGCGCCCGGTGGAGGAGGCGTACTGGTCGGGGGGCCGCGCCTTCGAGTACTGGTCGCACGCGGCGTGCATCCTGCCGGTCGAGGAGTGGCCGCACTTCGCCTTCCGCCGCCGCGCCTACCGCTCGCGCCCGCAGTGGCACCACGACCTGCCCGACGGCACGTACGACACGGTCATCAAGCAGTTGCGCACCGAGGGCCCACTGACGGCCACGGAGCTGGGCGGCGCGAAGAACGGCGGGGAGTGGTGGGACTGGTCGGCGTCGAAGGTCGCCGTCGAGCGGGCCCTGATGTACGGCGAGGTGGTGTGCACCGAGCGGCGCGGCTGGAAGCGGGTCTACGACCTCGCGGAACGGGCCCTGCCCGATGCGGTGCTCCACGACGACCTGGACGACGCGGAGTGCGTGCGGCGCCTGGTGGCGCTGGCCGGGCAGTCGCTGGGCGTGGGCACCCGCGCGGACATCGCCGACTACCACCGGCTCAGGGGCGAGCAGTTCGACGCGGTGGTCGCGGACTCCGGCCTGGTGCCGGTGACGGTGCAGGGCTGGGCGAAGCCGGCCTGGGCGGATCCGGCGGCACTGGCCTCGGAGCCGCGCGGCCGGCACCGTACGACGCTGCTGTCGCCGTTCGACTCACTCGTCTGGGAGCGGGCGCGCACCGAGCGGATCTTCGCCTTCACCCACCGGCTGGAGGCCTACGTCCCCAAGCCCAAGCGGATCCACGGCTACTTCGCGATGCCCCTGCTGGCGGGCGGCAGACTGCAGGGCCGGGTCGACCCGGCGCGTGAGGGCACGACGCTGGTCGCCCGGCAGGTGTCCCTGGCGGGCCCGAAGGCCGTGCCGCCGATGGCGCAGGCTCTGGTCGAGGCGGCGTCGTGGGTCGGCTGCACCGAGGTCCGGCTGGAGCGGGTGGACGCACCGGAACTGCGCGGGCCGCTCACGCGGGAAATAGCCCGCGTCCTGGCGTGA
- a CDS encoding GNAT family N-acetyltransferase, whose amino-acid sequence MEPITLTTDRLLLRPFAPGDADEVHAACQDPDIQRWTVVPSPYGRTDAELFTRQFSPAGWQDDSMYNFAVVLRDGGALTGALGINRRNQPGTYEVGFWTAGEHRGRGYMTEAVRRAAHWTFTSLGGDRLEWRAETGNVPSRAVALRAGFLMEGDQRSGLLNKGVRRDTWTGALLPSDLGLPGTCAYLPAVAPVRP is encoded by the coding sequence ATGGAACCGATCACCCTCACCACCGACCGCCTGCTGCTGCGCCCCTTCGCCCCGGGCGACGCGGACGAGGTGCACGCCGCCTGCCAGGATCCGGACATCCAGCGCTGGACGGTCGTCCCCTCGCCGTACGGCCGCACCGACGCGGAGCTCTTCACCCGGCAGTTCTCGCCCGCCGGCTGGCAGGACGACTCCATGTACAACTTCGCCGTCGTGCTGCGCGACGGCGGGGCCCTGACCGGTGCGCTCGGCATCAACCGCCGCAACCAGCCGGGCACCTACGAGGTGGGGTTCTGGACCGCCGGGGAGCACCGCGGCCGCGGCTACATGACGGAGGCGGTCCGCCGCGCCGCCCACTGGACCTTCACCTCGCTCGGCGGGGACCGGCTGGAATGGCGGGCCGAGACCGGCAATGTCCCCTCGCGGGCGGTGGCGCTGCGGGCCGGCTTCCTCATGGAGGGCGACCAGCGCTCCGGACTGCTCAACAAGGGGGTGCGACGCGATACGTGGACCGGTGCGCTGCTCCCGTCCGACCTCGGGCTGCCGGGGACCTGCGCCTACCTTCCGGCGGTGGCCCCCGTCCGCCCGTGA
- the secA gene encoding preprotein translocase subunit SecA has product MSVFNKLMRAGEGKILRKLHRIADQVSSIEEDFVNLSDAELRALTDEYKERYADGESLDDLLPEAFATVREAAKRALGQRHYDVQMMGGAALHLGYVAEMKTGEGKTLVGTLPAYLNALSGKGVHLITVNDYLAERDSEMMGRVHKFLGLEVGCIIANMTPAQRREQYACDITYGTNNEFGFDYLRDNMAWSQDELVQRGHNFAIVDEVDSILVDEARTPLIISGPADQATKWYGDFAKLVTRLAKGEAGNPLKGIEETGDYEVDEKKRTVAIHEPGVAKVEDWLGIENLYESVNTPLVGYLNNAIKAKELFKKDKDYVVIDGEVMIVDEHTGRILAGRRYNEGMHQAIEAKEGVDIKDENQTLATITLQNFFRLYGKLSGMTGTAMTEAAEFHQIYKLGVVPIPTNRPMVRADQSDLIYRTEVAKFAAVVDDIAEKHEKGQPILVGTTSVEKSEYLSQQLSKRGVQHEVLNAKQHDREAPIIAQAGRKGAVTVATNMAGRGTDIKLGGNPDDLAEADLRQRGLDPVDHVEEWAAALPAALEKAEQAVKAEHDEVKDLGGLYVLGTERHESRRIDNQLRGRSGRQGDPGESRFYLSLGDDLMRLFKAQMVERVMSMANVPDDVPIENKMVTRAIASAQSQVEQQNFETRKNVLKYDEVLNRQREVIYGERRRVLEGEDLQDQIRHFMDDTIDDYIRQETAEGFAEEWDLDRLWGAFKQLYPVKVTVAELEEAAGDLAGVTAEFIAESVKDDIHEQYDEREKTLGSDIMRELERRVVLSVLDRKWREHLYEMDYLQEGIGLRAMAQKDPLVEYQREGFDMFNAMMEGIKEESVGYLFNLEVQVEQQVEEVPVQDAGTSLSKEDAVPAARPEIRAKGLDAPQRPDRLHFSAPTVDGEGGVVEGDFASVDSDGAGAESDGLTRAERRKAQKSGGGGRRRKK; this is encoded by the coding sequence GTGTCCGTCTTCAACAAGCTCATGCGTGCAGGCGAAGGCAAGATCCTGCGCAAACTGCACCGCATCGCGGACCAGGTCAGCTCCATCGAAGAGGACTTCGTCAACCTCTCCGACGCCGAGCTGCGGGCGCTCACCGACGAGTACAAGGAACGGTACGCGGACGGCGAGAGCCTGGACGACCTGCTTCCCGAAGCATTCGCGACCGTCCGTGAGGCCGCCAAGCGGGCCCTCGGACAGCGCCATTACGACGTTCAGATGATGGGCGGCGCAGCCCTGCACCTCGGCTATGTGGCCGAGATGAAGACCGGCGAGGGCAAGACCCTGGTCGGCACGCTGCCCGCGTATCTCAACGCGCTCTCCGGCAAGGGCGTGCACCTGATCACGGTCAACGACTATCTGGCCGAGCGCGACTCGGAGATGATGGGCCGGGTCCACAAGTTCCTCGGGCTGGAGGTCGGCTGCATCATCGCCAACATGACTCCGGCCCAGCGTCGTGAGCAGTACGCCTGCGACATCACGTACGGCACGAACAACGAGTTCGGCTTCGACTACCTCCGCGACAACATGGCGTGGTCGCAGGACGAGCTCGTCCAGCGCGGTCACAACTTCGCGATCGTCGACGAGGTCGACTCGATCCTGGTCGACGAGGCCCGTACCCCGCTGATCATCTCCGGTCCCGCCGACCAGGCCACCAAGTGGTACGGCGACTTCGCCAAGCTGGTCACCCGGCTGGCCAAGGGCGAGGCGGGCAACCCGCTCAAGGGCATCGAGGAGACCGGCGACTACGAGGTCGACGAGAAGAAGCGGACCGTCGCGATCCACGAGCCCGGTGTCGCGAAGGTGGAGGACTGGCTCGGCATCGAGAACCTCTACGAGTCGGTGAACACCCCCCTCGTCGGGTACCTCAACAACGCCATCAAGGCCAAGGAACTCTTCAAGAAGGACAAGGACTACGTCGTCATCGACGGCGAAGTCATGATCGTCGACGAGCACACCGGCCGTATCCTCGCCGGCCGCCGCTACAACGAGGGCATGCACCAGGCGATCGAGGCGAAGGAAGGGGTGGACATCAAGGACGAGAACCAGACCCTCGCCACGATCACCCTGCAGAACTTCTTCCGCCTCTACGGCAAGCTCTCCGGCATGACCGGTACGGCGATGACCGAGGCCGCCGAGTTCCACCAGATCTACAAGCTCGGTGTCGTGCCGATCCCGACCAACCGGCCGATGGTCCGGGCCGACCAGTCGGACCTGATCTACCGCACCGAGGTCGCGAAGTTCGCCGCCGTCGTCGACGACATCGCGGAGAAGCACGAGAAGGGCCAGCCGATCCTGGTCGGCACCACCTCGGTCGAGAAGTCCGAGTACCTCTCGCAGCAGCTCTCCAAGCGCGGTGTGCAGCACGAGGTCCTCAACGCCAAGCAGCACGACCGGGAGGCGCCGATCATCGCGCAGGCCGGCCGCAAGGGTGCCGTCACGGTCGCGACGAACATGGCGGGCCGCGGTACGGACATCAAGCTGGGCGGCAACCCCGACGACCTGGCCGAGGCGGATCTGCGTCAGCGCGGACTCGACCCGGTCGACCACGTCGAGGAGTGGGCGGCCGCGCTGCCCGCGGCGCTGGAGAAGGCCGAGCAGGCGGTGAAGGCCGAGCACGACGAGGTCAAGGACCTCGGCGGGCTCTACGTCCTGGGCACCGAGCGGCACGAGTCGCGCCGCATCGACAACCAGCTGCGTGGTCGTTCCGGCCGCCAGGGCGACCCGGGCGAGTCCCGCTTCTACCTGTCGCTGGGCGACGACCTGATGCGTCTGTTCAAGGCGCAGATGGTCGAGCGCGTGATGTCGATGGCCAACGTGCCGGACGATGTGCCGATCGAGAACAAGATGGTCACGCGTGCGATCGCGTCGGCCCAGTCGCAGGTCGAGCAGCAGAACTTCGAGACGCGTAAGAACGTCCTGAAGTACGACGAGGTGCTCAACCGGCAGCGTGAGGTCATCTACGGCGAGCGGCGCCGGGTGCTTGAGGGCGAGGACCTCCAGGACCAGATCCGCCACTTCATGGATGACACGATCGACGACTACATCCGCCAGGAGACGGCGGAGGGGTTCGCCGAGGAATGGGACCTGGACCGGCTGTGGGGCGCGTTCAAGCAGCTCTACCCGGTGAAGGTCACGGTCGCCGAGCTGGAGGAGGCCGCCGGGGATCTCGCCGGGGTCACCGCCGAGTTCATCGCCGAGTCGGTCAAGGACGACATCCACGAGCAGTACGACGAGCGGGAGAAGACGCTCGGCTCCGACATCATGCGTGAGCTGGAGCGGCGCGTGGTGCTGTCGGTGCTGGACCGCAAGTGGCGTGAGCACCTCTACGAGATGGACTACCTCCAGGAGGGCATCGGCCTGCGGGCCATGGCGCAGAAGGACCCGCTGGTCGAGTACCAGCGCGAGGGCTTCGACATGTTCAACGCCATGATGGAGGGCATCAAGGAGGAGTCCGTCGGCTACCTGTTCAACCTGGAGGTCCAGGTCGAGCAGCAGGTCGAGGAGGTGCCGGTGCAGGACGCGGGGACCTCGCTGTCCAAGGAGGACGCCGTTCCGGCGGCGCGTCCGGAGATCCGGGCGAAGGGGCTCGACGCCCCGCAGCGCCCCGACCGGCTGCACTTCTCCGCTCCCACGGTGGACGGAGAGGGCGGGGTCGTCGAGGGCGACTTCGCGAGCGTCGACAGTGACGGGGCCGGTGCTGAGTCCGACGGGCTCACCCGGGCTGAGCGGCGCAAGGCGCAGAAGAGTGGCGGGGGCGGGCGGCGCCGCAAGAAGTAG
- a CDS encoding Rv3235 family protein has protein sequence MTMNRTRPAGRHDARRPETVPSQRLRTPRRVRPHQWFAERLLAVLSGQRPVHWMLGHTIGEAYDQLAELAPATPLRSRGARPVIRMCRGAQPAPGVVEACASIAAGEQVRAMAFRLEQGPDLRWRCAAVELGSAPARHP, from the coding sequence GTGACCATGAACAGGACCCGGCCCGCCGGACGACACGACGCACGCAGGCCCGAGACCGTCCCCTCGCAACGCCTCCGGACGCCCCGGCGCGTCCGCCCCCACCAGTGGTTCGCGGAACGCCTCCTGGCCGTCCTCAGCGGCCAGCGCCCCGTCCACTGGATGCTCGGCCACACCATCGGCGAGGCCTACGACCAGCTCGCCGAACTGGCCCCCGCCACCCCGCTCAGGAGCCGCGGCGCCCGCCCGGTGATCCGCATGTGCCGCGGCGCCCAGCCGGCCCCCGGCGTGGTGGAGGCCTGCGCGAGCATCGCGGCGGGCGAACAGGTCCGGGCCATGGCCTTCCGCCTGGAACAGGGCCCCGACCTCCGCTGGCGCTGCGCCGCAGTGGAACTGGGCAGTGCCCCGGCCCGCCATCCCTGA
- a CDS encoding DUF6912 family protein codes for MRVYVPLTLSGLAAAHRAGELGPGPLTAYAVTPALREWYVSDDIEELEYAALSRAASASLRMIAGDPAATRRRVVVAVDVPDGDAVADPDHILDASSLGEVAIASAVALAKAAAVHVDSDEADKDVTAAAAALGAADLGDGDAQFTVDGAEDHELLWFGIQEIPNLIG; via the coding sequence ATGCGCGTGTACGTCCCCCTGACCCTCTCCGGTCTCGCAGCGGCGCACCGGGCGGGCGAGCTGGGCCCCGGTCCGCTCACCGCGTACGCGGTGACCCCCGCACTGCGCGAGTGGTACGTCTCCGACGACATCGAGGAGCTGGAGTACGCGGCGCTCAGCCGGGCCGCGTCCGCGTCGCTGCGGATGATCGCCGGGGACCCCGCTGCCACCCGCCGTCGCGTCGTCGTCGCGGTCGATGTGCCGGACGGGGACGCCGTCGCCGACCCGGACCACATCCTGGACGCCTCGTCGCTCGGTGAGGTCGCGATCGCGTCCGCGGTGGCGCTGGCGAAGGCGGCCGCGGTGCACGTCGACTCGGACGAGGCGGACAAGGACGTCACGGCGGCCGCGGCCGCGCTGGGGGCGGCGGACCTCGGTGACGGCGACGCGCAGTTCACCGTGGACGGCGCCGAGGACCACGAGCTGCTGTGGTTCGGCATTCAGGAGATTCCGAACCTGATCGGCTGA
- a CDS encoding HAD family hydrolase, whose protein sequence is MGTQEKYRTHLVWDWNGTLLDDNTAVVGATNAAFGEVGVAPISLDQYREMYCIPIPRFYERLMGRLPTEAEWDLMDVVFHRHYTEQREGCGLTEGAAELLARWQQAGRSQSLLSMYGHDELVPVVRGYGIERHFVRVDGRTGRSGGSKAQHMERHFAALDGISPEHAVIIGDAVDDAVAAAHVGARAVLYTGGSHSRASLEAAGVPVVDTLAEAAALAEQLGR, encoded by the coding sequence ATGGGGACGCAGGAGAAGTACCGCACGCATCTCGTCTGGGACTGGAACGGCACGCTGCTCGACGACAACACCGCGGTCGTCGGCGCGACGAACGCCGCGTTCGGTGAGGTCGGCGTGGCGCCGATCAGCCTGGACCAGTACCGGGAGATGTACTGCATCCCGATACCCCGCTTCTACGAACGGCTGATGGGCCGGCTGCCCACCGAGGCCGAGTGGGATCTGATGGACGTGGTCTTCCACCGCCACTACACCGAGCAGCGCGAGGGCTGCGGGCTGACGGAGGGGGCCGCGGAACTGCTCGCGCGGTGGCAGCAGGCCGGCCGGAGCCAGTCCCTGCTGAGCATGTACGGGCACGACGAACTGGTCCCCGTGGTGCGGGGATACGGCATCGAGCGGCACTTCGTGCGCGTCGACGGCCGCACCGGGCGCTCCGGCGGCAGCAAGGCGCAGCACATGGAGCGGCATTTCGCGGCGCTGGACGGGATATCCCCGGAGCACGCGGTGATCATCGGAGACGCGGTGGACGACGCGGTGGCCGCGGCCCATGTCGGCGCGCGGGCGGTGCTCTACACGGGTGGTTCGCACAGCCGGGCCAGCCTGGAGGCGGCCGGGGTGCCCGTCGTGGACACCCTGGCCGAAGCGGCGGCCCTCGCCGAGCAGCTGGGCCGGTAG
- a CDS encoding DJ-1/PfpI family protein, with product MAPKILIVTGDAAESLEVLYPYQRLREEGYEVHIAAPSRKMLRFVVHDFEPGFDTYTEKPGYAWPADLAFTEVDPADYVALVVPGGRAPEYLRNDAGLRKILTAFFDTDRPVAQICHGPLMTAAAGALKNRRVTAYPALEPDMESAGAAFQDTEVVVDGTLVSSRAWPDHSAWMREFLTVLRTKAPVT from the coding sequence ATGGCACCGAAGATCCTGATCGTCACCGGCGACGCCGCCGAGTCCCTCGAGGTCCTCTATCCGTACCAGCGGCTGCGCGAGGAGGGGTACGAGGTCCACATCGCCGCCCCGTCCCGCAAGATGCTCCGCTTCGTGGTCCATGACTTCGAGCCCGGGTTCGACACGTACACCGAGAAGCCCGGCTACGCCTGGCCCGCCGATCTGGCCTTCACCGAGGTCGACCCGGCCGACTACGTGGCCCTGGTCGTCCCGGGCGGCCGCGCCCCCGAGTACCTCCGCAACGACGCCGGCCTGCGCAAGATCCTCACGGCGTTCTTCGACACGGACCGCCCGGTGGCCCAGATCTGCCATGGCCCGCTGATGACGGCCGCGGCCGGTGCGCTGAAGAACCGCCGTGTCACGGCCTATCCCGCGCTGGAACCGGACATGGAGTCGGCCGGGGCAGCCTTCCAGGACACCGAGGTCGTGGTGGACGGCACCCTGGTCTCGTCCCGCGCCTGGCCCGACCACTCGGCCTGGATGCGTGAATTCCTGACCGTGCTCCGCACCAAGGCCCCGGTCACCTGA